The following coding sequences are from one Streptomyces sp. V3I7 window:
- a CDS encoding D-alanyl-D-alanine carboxypeptidase family protein: MKSGMKSGRFRKAAAVAITSGAMLATGALTAAPAQALTTPSIVAAGGYVMNNSTGTSLYTKAADTRRSTGSTTKIMTAKVVLAQPNLNLDTKVTIPKGASDYIVANNASSAHLIVGDKVTVRQLLYGLMLPSGCDAAYVLADKFGSGTTRSARQQSFISKMNAAAVNLGLKNTHFDSFDGIGHGSNYSTPRDLTKIASSAMKSTTFRTIVKTKSYTAKTITSSGSTRTMGAWTNTNTLLSSYSGTIGVKTGSGPEAKYCLVFAATRDGKTVIGTVLASSSVSQRATDATKLLNYGFAK, from the coding sequence ATGAAGAGCGGCATGAAGAGCGGCCGCTTCCGCAAGGCCGCCGCCGTCGCCATCACGTCCGGCGCGATGCTCGCGACCGGAGCCCTCACCGCGGCGCCCGCACAGGCCTTGACGACTCCGTCGATCGTGGCCGCCGGCGGCTACGTCATGAACAACTCCACCGGCACCTCGCTGTACACCAAGGCGGCGGACACCCGGCGCTCCACCGGCTCCACCACGAAGATCATGACCGCCAAGGTGGTGCTGGCGCAGCCGAACCTGAACCTGGACACCAAGGTCACGATCCCGAAGGGCGCGAGCGACTACATCGTCGCCAACAACGCCTCCTCGGCGCATCTGATCGTCGGCGATAAGGTCACCGTCCGTCAGCTGCTGTACGGCCTGATGCTGCCGTCCGGCTGCGACGCCGCCTACGTGCTCGCGGACAAGTTCGGCTCGGGCACCACCCGTTCCGCCCGCCAGCAGTCGTTCATCAGCAAGATGAACGCCGCCGCCGTGAACCTCGGCCTGAAGAACACGCACTTCGACTCGTTCGACGGCATCGGCCACGGCTCCAACTACTCGACGCCGCGCGACCTGACGAAGATCGCCAGCAGCGCGATGAAGAGCACCACGTTCCGCACGATCGTCAAGACCAAGTCGTACACGGCGAAGACGATCACCTCGTCCGGCAGCACCCGCACGATGGGAGCGTGGACCAATACGAACACGCTGCTGAGCAGCTACAGCGGCACCATCGGTGTGAAGACCGGCTCGGGCCCCGAGGCCAAGTACTGCCTGGTCTTCGCCGCGACCCGCGACGGCAAGACGGTCATCGGAACCGTTCTCGCCTCCTCCTCGGTCTCGCAGCGCGCCACCGACGCGACAAAGCTCCTGAACTACGGCTTCGCCAAGTGA
- a CDS encoding GntR family transcriptional regulator, whose translation MPSAPPVPPQAAAKTAAKQAPAADRVYTHVKQGVLDRRYEGGTLLTEGELAEAVGVSRTPVREALLRLEVEGLIRLYPKKGALVLPVSAQEIADVVETRLLVEEHAARKAVPAPPSLIARLEELLDRQKEQAAAGDFAGAAVSDRCFHAEIVRSGGNEILSRLYDQLRDRQLRMGVAVMQSHPDRIAKTLSEHEEILDALRSGDPEAAVAVVHRHVSWVSNLARGEVR comes from the coding sequence ATGCCTTCAGCCCCACCTGTTCCGCCCCAGGCCGCCGCGAAGACGGCCGCGAAACAGGCCCCCGCCGCCGACCGCGTCTACACCCACGTCAAACAGGGCGTCCTGGACCGCCGTTACGAGGGCGGCACGCTCCTCACGGAGGGCGAACTGGCCGAGGCCGTCGGAGTCTCGCGCACCCCGGTGCGCGAGGCGCTGCTGCGGCTCGAGGTGGAGGGGCTGATCCGGCTCTACCCGAAGAAGGGCGCCCTGGTGCTGCCCGTCTCCGCGCAGGAGATCGCCGATGTCGTCGAGACCCGGCTCCTGGTGGAGGAGCACGCCGCGCGCAAGGCCGTCCCCGCGCCGCCGTCCCTGATCGCGCGCCTGGAGGAGCTGCTCGACCGGCAGAAGGAGCAGGCCGCCGCCGGGGACTTCGCCGGGGCCGCTGTCTCCGACCGCTGCTTCCACGCCGAGATCGTGCGCAGCGGCGGCAACGAGATCCTCTCGCGCCTCTACGACCAGCTCCGCGACCGCCAGTTGCGGATGGGCGTCGCCGTCATGCAGTCCCACCCCGACCGGATCGCCAAGACGCTCAGCGAACACGAGGAGATCCTCGACGCCCTGCGCTCGGGCGATCCGGAGGCGGCCGTCGCGGTCGTGCACCGCCACGTCAGCTGGGTCTCGAACCTGGCGCGGGGCGAGGTCCGATGA
- a CDS encoding alpha-ketoacid dehydrogenase subunit beta — MAAESKAVTSKNMALAKAINESLRRALESDPKVLIMGEDVGKLGGVFRVTDGLQKDFGDSRVIDTPLAESGIVGTAIGMALRGYRPVVEIQFDGFVFPAYDQIVTQLAKMHARSLGKVKLPVVIRIPYGGGIGAVEHHSESPEALFAHVAGLKIVSPSNASDAYWMMQQAILSDDPVIYFEPKRRYWDKGEVNTEAIPDPLHKARVVREGTDLTLVAYGPMVKLCQEVADAAAEEGKSLEVLDLRSVSPLDFDAVQASVEKTGRLVVVHEAPVFFGSGAEIAARITERCFYHLEAPVLRVGGYHAPYPPARLEESYLPDLDRVLDAVDRSLAY; from the coding sequence ATGGCAGCGGAGAGCAAGGCTGTGACGTCCAAGAACATGGCGCTGGCCAAGGCGATCAACGAGTCGCTGCGACGCGCCCTGGAATCGGACCCGAAGGTCCTCATCATGGGTGAGGACGTCGGCAAGCTCGGCGGCGTCTTCCGCGTCACCGACGGCCTGCAGAAGGACTTCGGCGACAGCCGCGTCATCGACACCCCGCTCGCCGAGTCGGGCATTGTCGGCACCGCGATCGGCATGGCCCTGCGCGGCTACCGCCCGGTGGTGGAGATCCAGTTCGACGGCTTCGTCTTCCCGGCGTACGACCAGATCGTCACGCAGCTCGCGAAGATGCACGCGCGCTCGCTCGGCAAGGTCAAGCTCCCCGTCGTCATCCGCATCCCCTACGGCGGCGGCATCGGCGCGGTCGAGCATCACTCCGAGTCCCCCGAGGCCCTGTTCGCGCACGTGGCGGGCCTGAAGATCGTCTCCCCGTCGAACGCGTCCGACGCGTACTGGATGATGCAGCAGGCCATCCTGAGCGACGACCCGGTGATCTACTTCGAGCCCAAGCGCCGCTACTGGGACAAGGGCGAGGTCAACACCGAGGCCATCCCCGACCCGCTGCACAAGGCGCGCGTGGTGCGCGAGGGCACCGACTTGACCCTCGTCGCGTACGGCCCGATGGTGAAGCTCTGCCAGGAGGTCGCCGACGCGGCCGCCGAGGAGGGCAAGTCGCTGGAGGTCCTCGACCTGCGCTCGGTCTCCCCGCTCGACTTCGACGCCGTCCAGGCCTCGGTCGAGAAGACCGGCCGCCTGGTCGTGGTGCACGAGGCGCCGGTGTTCTTCGGCTCGGGCGCGGAGATCGCCGCCCGGATCACGGAGCGCTGCTTCTATCACCTGGAGGCTCCGGTGCTGCGGGTGGGCGGCTACCACGCCCCGTACCCGCCGGCGCGGCTGGAGGAGTCCTACCTTCCGGACCTGGACCGCGTGCTCGACGCCGTCGACCGCTCGCTGGCGTACTGA
- a CDS encoding dihydrolipoamide acetyltransferase family protein — MTTMTEASVREFKMPDVGEGLTEAEILKWYVQPGDTVTDGQVVCEVETAKAAVELPIPYDGVVRELRFPEGTTVDVGTSIIAVDVSGGAAVPAPAEAQPAEQAAPEEPKKEGRQPVLVGYGVSTSATKRRPRKTGTAAPEAAQAVQAELNGHGSAPAAPAAVPAPAPAAGQPRPLAKPPVRKLAKDLGVDLATVTPSGPDGIITRDDVHAAVAAPAAPEPVAAAPTAPAVPAPVVAYDGARETRIPVKGVRKATAQAMIGSAFTAPHVTEFVTVDVTRTMKLVEELKQDKEMQGLRVNPLLLIAKALLVAIKRNPDVNASWDEANQEIVLKHYVNLGIAAATPRGLIVPNIKDAHDKTLPQLAEALGELVSTAREGKTSPAAMQGGTVTITNVGVFGVDTGTPILNPGESAILAVGAIKLQPWVHKGKVKPRQVTTLALSFDHRLVDGELGSKVLADVAAILEQPKRLITWA; from the coding sequence GTGACGACGATGACGGAAGCTTCCGTGCGCGAGTTCAAGATGCCCGACGTGGGCGAGGGACTCACCGAGGCCGAGATCCTCAAGTGGTACGTCCAGCCCGGTGACACGGTCACCGACGGCCAGGTGGTGTGCGAGGTCGAGACCGCCAAGGCGGCCGTCGAACTCCCCATCCCCTACGACGGCGTGGTCCGCGAGCTGCGCTTCCCCGAGGGCACCACGGTGGACGTGGGTACGTCCATCATCGCGGTGGACGTCTCGGGCGGCGCGGCCGTACCGGCGCCCGCCGAGGCGCAGCCGGCCGAGCAGGCCGCGCCGGAGGAGCCGAAGAAGGAGGGCCGCCAGCCCGTGCTGGTCGGCTACGGCGTGTCCACCTCCGCGACGAAGCGCCGCCCGCGCAAGACGGGCACCGCCGCTCCCGAGGCCGCCCAGGCGGTCCAGGCCGAGCTGAACGGCCACGGCTCGGCGCCCGCCGCTCCGGCCGCCGTGCCCGCGCCCGCCCCCGCGGCCGGTCAGCCCCGCCCGCTGGCCAAGCCGCCGGTGCGCAAGCTGGCCAAGGACCTCGGTGTCGACCTGGCGACGGTGACCCCCTCGGGCCCGGACGGCATCATCACGCGTGACGACGTGCACGCGGCGGTGGCTGCCCCGGCCGCCCCCGAACCGGTGGCCGCGGCGCCCACGGCTCCCGCGGTCCCGGCGCCGGTCGTGGCGTACGACGGAGCGCGCGAGACCCGGATCCCGGTCAAGGGCGTCCGCAAGGCGACCGCCCAGGCCATGATCGGCTCGGCGTTCACGGCGCCGCACGTCACGGAGTTCGTGACGGTGGACGTCACGCGCACGATGAAGCTGGTCGAGGAGCTCAAGCAGGACAAGGAGATGCAGGGGCTGCGGGTGAACCCGCTGCTGCTGATCGCCAAGGCCCTGCTGGTCGCCATCAAGCGCAACCCGGACGTCAACGCGTCCTGGGACGAGGCCAACCAGGAGATCGTGCTCAAGCACTACGTCAACCTGGGTATCGCGGCCGCCACCCCGCGCGGACTGATCGTCCCGAACATCAAGGACGCCCACGACAAGACGCTGCCGCAGCTGGCGGAGGCGCTCGGCGAGCTGGTGTCCACGGCGCGGGAGGGCAAGACCTCCCCCGCCGCGATGCAGGGCGGCACGGTCACCATCACCAACGTCGGCGTCTTCGGCGTCGACACCGGTACGCCGATCCTCAACCCCGGCGAGTCCGCGATCCTCGCGGTCGGCGCGATCAAGCTCCAGCCGTGGGTCCACAAGGGCAAGGTGAAGCCGCGTCAGGTCACCACGCTGGCCCTGAGCTTCGACCACCGCCTGGTGGACGGCGAGCTGGGCTCGAAGGTGCTCGCCGACGTGGCGGCGATCCTGGAGCAGCCGAAGCGGCTGATCACCTGGGCGTGA
- a CDS encoding nitrate/nitrite transporter: protein MPGGPPSRDALGGSRAVAVWGIGVAVYFVAVIFRTSLGVAGLDAVERFHVGASALSTFSILQLLVYAGMQIPVGLLVDRLGTKKVLALGALLFTAGQLGFAFSPTYGTALASRALLGCGDAMTFISVLRLGTRWFPARRGPLIAQLASLVGMAGNLISTLVLARLLNSVGWTGAFAGSALAGAVVLVLVLLFLKDHPEGSEPEPFPHQGAAYVRRQIAAAWREPGTRLGMWVHFTTQFPAMVFLLLWGLPYLVEAQGLSRATAGELLTLVVLSHMVIGLVYGQILARHHAARLPLTLGTVAATAVAWAAPLVHPGDHAPMWLLVAMCVVLGACGPASMIGFDFARPANPPERQGTAAGITNIGGFTASMTTLFAIGVLLDATGDNYRIAFSAVFVLQALGVSQILRLGRRAARRERERLVASRVETVHVPA from the coding sequence ATGCCCGGCGGGCCCCCCTCCCGGGACGCCCTCGGCGGCTCCCGAGCGGTCGCGGTCTGGGGCATCGGCGTCGCGGTCTACTTCGTCGCCGTCATCTTCCGTACGTCCCTGGGCGTCGCCGGCCTCGACGCGGTGGAACGTTTCCACGTGGGCGCCTCGGCCCTGTCGACGTTCTCGATCCTCCAACTGCTCGTCTACGCGGGCATGCAGATACCCGTGGGCCTGCTGGTCGACCGGCTCGGCACCAAGAAGGTGCTGGCGCTCGGGGCACTGCTCTTCACGGCCGGCCAGCTGGGCTTCGCGTTCTCCCCCACCTACGGCACCGCGCTCGCCTCGCGCGCGCTGCTCGGGTGCGGGGACGCGATGACGTTCATCAGCGTGCTGCGGCTCGGCACGCGCTGGTTCCCCGCGCGGCGCGGCCCGCTGATCGCGCAGCTCGCCAGCCTGGTCGGCATGGCGGGCAACCTGATCTCGACGCTGGTACTGGCCCGGTTGCTCAACAGCGTCGGCTGGACCGGGGCGTTCGCGGGCAGCGCGCTCGCCGGAGCGGTCGTCCTCGTGCTGGTCCTGCTCTTCCTGAAGGACCACCCCGAGGGGTCCGAGCCCGAGCCCTTCCCGCACCAGGGCGCCGCCTACGTGCGCCGGCAGATCGCCGCGGCCTGGCGCGAGCCGGGGACCCGGCTGGGCATGTGGGTGCACTTCACCACCCAGTTCCCGGCGATGGTGTTCCTGCTGCTGTGGGGCCTGCCGTATCTGGTCGAGGCGCAGGGCCTCAGCCGGGCCACGGCCGGCGAACTGCTGACCCTGGTGGTGCTGTCCCACATGGTGATCGGCCTCGTCTACGGCCAGATCCTCGCCCGGCACCACGCGGCGCGGCTGCCGCTGACGCTGGGCACGGTCGCGGCGACCGCCGTCGCCTGGGCGGCGCCCCTCGTCCACCCCGGGGACCACGCGCCGATGTGGCTGCTGGTGGCCATGTGCGTGGTACTGGGCGCGTGCGGCCCGGCGTCGATGATCGGCTTCGACTTCGCCCGCCCGGCCAACCCGCCCGAGCGGCAGGGCACGGCGGCCGGCATCACCAACATCGGCGGCTTCACCGCGTCGATGACCACGCTGTTCGCGATCGGTGTCCTGCTGGATGCCACCGGCGACAACTACCGGATCGCCTTCTCGGCAGTGTTCGTGCTCCAGGCCCTGGGCGTGAGCCAGATCCTGCGACTGGGCAGGCGCGCCGCGCGCCGGGAGCGGGAACGGCTGGTCGCCAGCCGGGTGGAGACGGTGCACGTTCCCGCGTAG